In Ananas comosus cultivar F153 linkage group 10, ASM154086v1, whole genome shotgun sequence, the sequence cgaaaaccttttctttttaaaacacgctactacgagaggtagaaaactatttttccttttcaaaacCGTAAATCCTTTatcaatttttagaaattcagaTTACACAATTGTAATAACAAACTGAACCAATAACTATCTAAGTCAAATAATACGAAATAATGAAAGTAATAGCAAAACTGAACAAACCGGggcggaagctctatcgactgctacgaacgtgtctcacgtctcgtctcacaTCTCACCActcgcaatacctgaaaaatggtcggggaggtgagaacatgtaaacatgtctcctctcccagtgggtaccgcaagccgatgaggCGAGGAGTACTTActggatcaggaagagatataTAACAATATGGTAAACAAATACTGATGCTGATATAAAGAAACTACAAtagctataacagataaagAGGAAGCAATAAACAATACTGCTACTGTAAGGAATACAAAGCCAagtatgcctcaaggtaaccaaaccaaaactgtacccaatctgatgcctgctatattggtccgcagacctcaagcgctgcctgtcactgaactgcaccgacctgattcacccgccccacaggacgacTTATCCGGATAAGCACACCTCCGGTCTGTGGCCAAACTGACccggtgtcgtgaatacccccaagtgctgtgactaaatcatgctggtatgctcaatacaaaaccgactgaagccggtgcctaggccgaagccagaaacaaaggcgtacaacgccaaaccacgatcaaccagatcaaaacacatgacaagagagtcgatgtgttgcctggatccaaggtccacagagtccaactgaccaacaaggtccctgataagaagtacgagaatcgaccaaccaggtcaacagatacggaatgcacaaccaaccaactagatcaacagatacggaatgcaacaaccgaccaactaggtcaacagatacggaatgcaacaaccggccaactaggtcaacagatactgaatgcaacaacagaccaagtAGGTCAAGAGATACGCATgaagatagaactactctactcctactcaggatactaagcacgcaaacaacgagtagagtataacgaataaacaagagtgcaaggctcaatatactatgcgatagtaacaacagaagagtaagggtaagaaaccatcaccaagcgtgcaccactgtactgacgtcggatcgaagtacccacctgtaaggatgtcgcgtctgtctcctgactgcaaaagaatgtcgacaggacctatagagggtccaccgggttagtatctaacccaccaCTAATAACCACAatatccacaaccccacaaacaatttcaTGAAGATCGGTTttccaataccgattaccgtaactcgccgaaagtcccgaaaaccacaccgggacgccgtcgggacccactaagtgtcccgaaactcaccgactcgtgtcacgagtcaactgctgccccaaaacactccaatttggatgttttggcggcaaacacaagataacaccactacacaattatcgccggataattgtacgaatccgggttcccgaaagtgtctatttcgacaccggaacccaccgtcgctcacccatcatcaccgaacccacaaaatgatgatggtgaccagccaacaaggccgAGCAataatttcgccgaaaaacgcgccGAAATCGACTCCTCGATTTTCGCGAAGGCTATCGGAttatggacaatcagtccagaggtcaccacacacacacatgcactgcccacagtagccacaaggtgtacaattgcacaaaagcccctcaatttacataaaatcctatcattttatgtaaattgggcgattaagtggctcgttcacgcaaaccgagaacTTCTAAGGTCCGCCGAGACATGTACTGCTTGGTCTCGATGTACCgtaggccgtgctcatgatccggaagacaacggctcactgtgggaagcgcgggagcaacctgaaggttcagcgaacagcgcgcagtcggggaaaagcgcgccaaacagggctaaccgggcactgttgatccaaagtgaggtgagcactgtgatcagcactgaccatcgatcaccgtgctcacctccggaggcattgGAACAGCCTTGGATCGCCGGAACAACACACACAATCcagaaacagcagccaaaaaggctccacGGGGTCGGCACTGCCAAAACAACAGAACGGAGTCTCCGCGACAGAAtcaaaggtgagcacgatgatcagcaatttgccatgatcatcgtgctcccttccgtagagatcggggaggctcgggttgctcggaaCAGTAAACCATCCagaataagccctatttcgggcttggccggagcaagcttgctccggccggctacCGGCGGGGTGCGCGCGGGCCAGGGAAGGTTGCGGGGGAGAAGAAGAGTTCCAAGCTCACCTCAAgtggcggctggaagcggcggcggcggcggccgaacAAGGCAATCCCACACCAGTTAGGGCTCAGATTCCAGCGAAGCTacggccatggcggcggccggggctcctCGGGGACGACGGCGGCAGGTCCCCAGAggctggaggaggaggagggaggtggcACCGGTGGCTCCCGGGCGGCACCGGTGCGCGGGGCGGAAGCAGGCCAAGGTTAGCCCGAGTAGGCTGGGGTGGCTGCGGGTTGGccgaggtggcggcggcggccagcAGGGGCGGTGGCTGCCGGCGCGCAGGGGTCGCCGGGCTCCGGGGGAGGCGTCGCGGCCGAGCCAAGGTGGCGGCAGCGCGAAGGAGAGACTGCCAAGTCTGCTCGTCCCGAGCAGATCCGGGGTGGCAGCACCCGGTCTaggtggcagcggcggcgctcggggcgGCGGTGGCCGGCGGGGGAGATTCCGACGAGGTCGGGGCGATGCTGGCAGGGTACAGGGATGCAAATGCGGTCTTAGATCTGTCCTCAACccgagaggaagagagagatagagatggaTAGGGAGAAAAGAGGCTGAAGTGGTGGTGGCTGGCCAGAGATCaatcggcggcggccgggaggcgtaCGGCTAGGGCAGGGAAGAGGGATGAAGGTGGCAGGGTGCGGCTAGGGCAgttgggggctagggttagggttaggtagATCAAAAACCCTAAAAGCTCTATATATACCAAGGTGCCGATTTGCGAGTTAGCCCGCAAAACCTCAGTATTTCAAACTGAATCCCTCACAGCGCGTGAACAACGcgagaatacccctccacgtgcaaTCTCGcgtaaaacggtacataaaatgttgcgacttttgcgaaattactgTTTTGCCATcgccgacctctcctcgatcaacgtgccatctccgcagatccgtccttcagatttgcgaacggatagCACCAGTGTAATCAGCACCACGGAGACCACAAACCTACCATTTTGGTTCATCTCGATCGGTCGCGGATTCGCGACGAGAACCGTTCCAACTCTCCAATAGAagaaactacgcacaaatacatataaaacatgtatttttgaattttcttgaaatccgtgcttcaaactcaaatttcgtcagcgccagtagttccaaaatagctgaacccgtcgaaacgagctattggactgctatgaacagagtccgatacgagcctgaagccaacttcacaacGTGGCTTCACCGGaaaaaccaagttactattcacttaagtgaaaaataaagatcgcgtaacttctccgttctaactcgttttctcctgaaacttgacgagtgcttatgtaattaaattacacacataaacatcatcaatagagagtttagttgcactgtcaaaatctcagtccttacaacaagacacagaagaagaaggtgaaccttccacatataatcaagctatttcAGGTGCCAGTTCTGCAGAGTGGTTGGTGGCGATGAATGAGGAGATGGAGTCTCTCCATAAGAATCGCACATGGGAGTTGGTAAAACCGCCTACAGGCAAGAAAATTGTCGGCTGTAAGTAggtcttcaagaaaaaggacggaatccCCGGCGTGGAAGATACAATGTATAAAGCTCGTTTAGTTGCTAAGGGCTACAGTCAGGTAGAAGGTGTggactttaatgatattttctcacccgCCGTAAAGCATACTTCTATTCGTGTTCTTTTATCGTTAGTAGTCATGAATGACCTGTATCTTGAGCAGCTtgatgttaagacagcttttctgcatggagaacttgaggagcaaatttatatgaaacagccgGAGGGATTCATTGTTGAAGGGAAGGAGGACCATGTTTGCCTGTTAAAGAAATCGCTTTATGGCTTAAAGCAGTCTCCTCGACAATGGTATAAGCGGTTCGACTCCTTTATGACAGGTCACGGATATTCCAGAAGCAAGCGTGACAGTTGCGTGTATTTCAGAAAGCTTGATAAgggatctttcatatatttgttgctctatgtcgatgatatgttaattgcttccagcgacatagttgagataaataaattgaaggctttacttaagggtgagtttgagatgaaagatctaggtgctgctaagaaaatccttggtatggaaattaagagggacaacaagtcaggactactgcatttgacacaagagaaatatatagagaagattttaaagcGTTTCGGGATGACAGAGGCAAAATCGGTGAGCACTCCTTTTGCGGCGCATTTCAGACTTTCCGCCGAGGCATCACCGCAGTCTAATGATGAACGGGAGTACATGTCACATGTTTCCTATTCTAATGTTGTCGGGAGCATCATGTACGCCATGGTTTGCACATGGCCGGACATCTCCTACGCAGTGGCATGGTTTGCAGATATATGACCAATCCTGGTAAGGCTCATTGGCAGGCTGTTAAGTGGATTTTGAGATACTTACGAGGTACCACTAGCACTTGTTCGGAGTTTGGGAGGTGTAAGGATGGTGTGGTCGGATATGttgattcagattttgcaggtgatttggataggaggagatcactttcaggttatgtattctctattggcggatgtgcagttagttggaaagcttcactacaacctattgtcgccttgtctacgacggaggcggaatatattgctatgacagaaggtgtgaaggaagctatgtgctaagaggcttatttggagagcttacttcttattgggatccgacgattgtttattcggacagtcaaagtgctattcattTGTCTAAAGATCAAATATTTCATGAgaggacaaagcacatcgacgtaaaattttactttgttcGGGATGTGATTGAGAAACACACGGTGACTGTTAAGAAAATTGATACTGAGGACAATCCGGCGGATATGCTTACTAAATCCCTTACGATTGCCAAGTTCAAACATTGTTTGGACTTGGTGGCAGTTAGCAGCACTTGAGGCCCTATGGGGTGTTTGGAGAAGATGGAATACGGAGCGTTAAGGAGCATTGAGGCGAATTAAATTCAAGGTGGAGTTTTGTGGCGACCTCGACATAGCGACGGCTAAACTGCAAATTAAACCAATGTagagattgttatatttggtttagatttgtagttatctaaattgaggataaatcctaatctaattgggattagatattatttagatttaatttggcatatatggattataattagaagtgtaattctaatataattagaattagactctagttatgagacatgtattatatatacatgctacagCCAAGTTAATGATATCGCGACCAAATTAAGATGCCACGTTCTAATTAAGCCAAGCAATGCATTTTGGTTCCGTACGAGCAAGAAGCCGCGGCCAAAATTAATGAAGCCGGGGCATTGAAATTAAGCCATGCTCTAATTAAGAAGGAGCTTAAATTAAAGGGCCTAAGAGGTTGTGCCGGAGGCTACGCAGGAAGGGCATTATGGTGCGGATTGCGCAAGGAGCCGTAGCCCTTTTAATTATGCAGAGCTCTAATTAAACCATGCACATTGGTGGTGAGTTGGCATTTATTGGTCCGTACGGGTTTGAGAAAGAAGCCGTTTCTTGGAGTTGCTTGTTGTTGCTTGTTGCGGTGTTTCGGATTTAATTACGTTTTGGCCTTTTGAGAGATTCAattttgtactccgccttttcaacattaataaaatatttgctccgtcttcgcccgtggacgtaggccgttggccgaaccacgtaaatgtCGGTGTACTCTTtccttaatttttctttttctgcattaaattattttttggatctattttttgccgttccgattttaacacaaattttaaaaaaatggcaACAATTCTAAACATTTGTACTACTATTATAAAGCATGAGAAGTACTATGGCAATTAATTCTGTTTCACTGCATTACTCGGACGCATTTGAATGATGCTGTGAGGGATCTTCTCCCTGCGTACGCCGAGAACGATCTAAGCAGCCTCTGTTCGTGGGCAGATCACGTAAAGTTCCGATACCCGTGGTCGTCGGCGCTGCACTACATCAACACACCTGATAGTCTCTGCACCTACAGCTATGACAGTGAGAAACAATTCTAGTACCATTCATCTCATTGTTTAAATCTGCGCCATCTACTGTAACAACTGTAATCAGAAAATTAATGTACCGATTATCTCACATCTGTTACGAAGCCAGATTTATTTGTTTGCTTTTGTAGATGTGTAACAAGTTGAACAGAAATTAAGTCCTTATCTGGAATATGATTTCATGTTTGAATAAAAAAACATCACTCTGGAATGTGTATGAGCAGGAGACTGCAAGGATGACAGTGGAGAGGCAGGCAGGTGTGTTTCAGGAGCCATCAAGAATTACACCAGTCAGCTTCTGACCTATGGAAAATCTACCACTCAAAACCAATGTAATGCTGTATATGAATTTCTGAACTTTTGTTAATTTGCTTATAATTTTCATTTTCGCAAGAATCACAATTGATTGCTCATTCATTTTAAACAACTGCTGCTGCAGATAATCTTACAGAAGCACTTCTGTTCCTTTCTCATTTCATAGGGGACATACAccaggtttttttaaaaaaaatagttataattTGATTGCCTCTATAgttaattttacttttctataattttaactaatgattgtgtgtttttttaaaaaacttttcaGCCATTACATGTAGGCTTTACCTCTGATGAGGGGGGGGAACACAATTGATGTGCACTAGTACAGTAGAAAAACAGTGCTCCACCATTTGAGTCCTTTAACATGCTTCTAGAAGAGCACGTGCATTTTAAACTTATCTTAGGCCTCGTTTGGAAATGCAGAAGATCCAAAAGTGCTTTTCAGCATCGCTTTCTTTATACTACGAAAAAGTGGCAAGTGCATCCACGCACTGGAAAAGCATTTGTTAAGATGCTTATCGCCACCACCATTTCATTCCTTTGGAGTTACGGAGCTccaaaatactctttttttttttaacataacaTTTCCAAACTACGCCTTAAGAGTACTACGTACACATACATATTTTAGTAAAAAGGTATTCTTTAGGCACCTCTTAAGTGGTCCTTTTTGCGGCCCACCTAGTGCCGCTAATATGCTAGCGATATCATAAGATGCGTGCATGAACCCAATTAATGTACGCTATTTGTAATTGTCAATGCATCAGTGGCTTTCAAAAGAGTATCTATGACTATATCTATAGAAGCACTTTTATCTAATAACATAACATTTCCAAACTACACCTCAAAAGAGTACTACATAGacatacaaattttaataaaaaagtattttttagaCACCTCTTACGTGGTCCCTAATGCGGCCACCAAGTGCTGCTAATATGCTGGCGATATCTTAAGATGCGTGCATGAACCCAATTAATATACGCTATTTGTAATTGTCAGTACATCAGTGGCTTTCAAAAAAGTATCTATGACTATATCTATAGAAGCACTTTTCTCTAGTGATGCTAAATTCGTACAAGAATTACTAACGAAAAGAAAGCAATGCAGGTGTGGGATGATAACATAATTGAGACAACAGAAGAGCAATTTTATAACTCCCATGTGGCAGAATTTGTTGATGCCATTAACCAGAACATAACAGTAAGTAAAcaattttttaagtaaataagtgtaaattcaaattacatATGTGTAAGCTACATAAGTTTCTACATAAGTGtaaattcaaatctaaaaaACCCACAACTAAGATCTAAATCATTAAatgtgattaaaaaaaaacattcaacatgtatatttataaacttttacaAATTTTGGAAACAGGGTGTTAAAATCTTCAACGGTTTAGATCTTCGTTTTGAGACTTCAATAATTAGATTTTAGCTCGTGTAAAAAGTGTGTAATTTGATCCCTACTCCagtaattattatatacatacgtATGATGATGCTATGCTAAATATGTATATAGTTTCATGCAAATTTGTTTTGATATTTGTTTCAACATGGATTTGTGACAGATTGATGGGTTTATTTATTAATCTCATTACAGGGGAAGTGGTCATATCAAGTTAAGGAATGGGAGGATTGCAGTGACAATAAAACCACATGCCCAGATAAGTATGTCAATTACTAGTTAGAGTGTTAGACACAATGCAGTTCTCTAGAGAATCAATCTAAGGAGCAATTAAGAGTAGAAAAATTTGTTGTTTGGTACCTCCCGACAAATTCGGGGCGAATTTTCAAAAGactgaacccgaacccaactgCAAACCCGAAATCTGAACCCAATCcaatggattttaaaaaatccgtatccaaatctgaacccgactaaaaatttgaaacctgaagccaaacccgaaacaattatttctatttatcacatttcaaaacatattatattaaatctaaatttttaaagtgcAAATTCAAATGCAACatcaaacatttatatataatatatattatgtaatgttaaattaattcggatttgggttGGATTCGGATTCAGTTTGGCTCGGATACAAACAAAATCCAACTCAATCATgtttacgttttttatatccgtATGTGAAACTATATCCGTTTAGCATCGAATAAATCTGCTCTGTTCGGGATCAGATTTGGCTTTGGATAATATTTcgcatatccatatccatcgacATCCCTAACTATgtatgctttttatttttttaaataaaattttataataaaaaaaaatgcaaaagtgAACGGTAAATTGTAAgcaattttttcatccaaattatttatttgataaaaaaaataaaaattagaaaataactttttataaagttagtgttttaaaaaacacaaaaaaaagaaagaaaaaaaaaaaaggaccgaTACCAAGCGAGACCTAAACATTTTTAAGCTACTTATGATAATTTGCTTTTGCTGTGAGGTTATCTTATTACTGTTTGGGAATTACAATTAGTAGCAGCAAAAATGCAAGTTTCACCTTATGTTTAAGCATTATGTAGGAATGGTCCTTAGAGGCACAAAAACAAacaagggtaaattgcaccactagCCGCCAAACTTTTTAGCAAAGTTTCATTTTGGTTCTTTGAATTTTCAATTTCGAAATTACATATCCTAAATTCTTAAAAGAATTCCATTTTGGTCCCTGTACATATTTATTATTGAGGATAAACTGTTGCCTATAGCGACTAcaactgtttatttttatataatgcGTTTATTGATACTTTATCACATCACATATTTTAATTCTAGTAGTAATTAtggagtaaaaaaaattttcctagTTAAAATGGATTCATTAAATTGAAAGTATCAGTTGCACGAAGAATCAGCGAAATTTGTGGCATACGAATGTAAGATAAAATAGGTTGCAAGAAATAATTCTTACCCAAAGTTATTAAGGACTAGAACGGAACATAGTTACAAGTTTAGGGATTAAAATAAAACATTGCTAAaagtttagaaatttaaatatcGAATCTAAAAGTTTGCGTACCAAAATGAAACTTTATTGAAAGTTCACAgactagtagtgcaatttagccACTGGTCCccaactgtgacaccccaatagtcccacatcggatgggaatagggttgtcattgggtttataagagacttagacactagtaataataactgggcttaagcattttgggccagtggtcgggcccaacgagttattattgctagtgggctcggtcgttacatttagtatcagagccggttcaccagctggacatgtgtggcgagtctcggctgagctagggtctgaatgacgggctagcgagacgagtctcacatagcctggtgatcttgggctgtgtgtgtttggactgacgaggacgtcagggccttaacgggaggaatctgtgacaccccaatagtcccacatcggatgggaatagggttgtcattgggtttataagagacttagacactagtaataataactgggccaCCGACGGCGCCACCAACCGGCCGGCCCCGAGCCAGCCGCCGCCGGACCCGTGCGCGTCGTCCACGTCCCCTTCCTCTACTTCCACCGACCCCGCTGACCCCATCGATCCCAATCCCAACTCACCGAGGTTTGGGATTTCTCTGAATATATGTTCCGCGTTAAACGTTTTTCCAGGTGGTTTGTGGCCTTAAAGTTAGGCTCGGGAAGTGGCTTGCTGATTTTGCGCACTTGCTGGGAGGTGCACGCTAGAGTGCGTTTTGCCATGTATTTTATAGCGCTGAAAGCGCTTTTATGGCAAAACGGTGATGGCTGGAGAGGAGCTAGTTGCGCGCTAGAGGCGTCTAGGCAGGCAGTCTAAACGCTTGCCTAACGTGGCCATGCTAGTCGTGGAGCCTCTGTTGTTTCGACGCTAAAGCAAAGCAGAACTAGCTGGTGCCTAAGTGCTGTTCTAGGTTGGAAGAAGCTTATCTTCCTTTGTGTGtgtttttatgtatattttatacataaaaacCTAAAAGAGCTTTAGGCACGCAGTTTGAGTTTTAGGCAGTCGCAGTAATCAAGGTCTTATCGACTGGGCCAGCTTTGCTCGATAACCTGACGATACTTGTCTCAGGCCATGCTCGGTCTTCGGTTGAAGAGTGGCGCCGAAGAGGCCTTTTAGCTCAATGATAAGTGAAATTCACTTTGAACCTTTAGCGCATCTTAAAGGCAAAATTGAGCTAAAGCGGGCTTTGAACTGCTCACGAAAACATTAATTTAATGTGTGTTTTTGTAGCAGTTGTCTCTCAAATCGATGTGACGTTTTTAGAGTCAAGAATGTAGTAGGGGGGGAATTTCTTTCAAAGCAGGAGCTTTGAACGAGTGTCCGCCCCCACTAGGCTGCGTGTTGCTTGATCGTGTTGTGTACGTACGTTACGTTCCTCTCTACGTAATTTACTTTTCGTACGGTTCGATGCTGCTATTGTTGTTGTAATATGGACGTTGCTGTAGTCGGCTACCTAGTAGGAGGACTGCACAGTAGTACTTCCGCGCAGGCAGTCACCAGACCACATGGAGGAAGTGAACTGCTCTACAGCTACCTGCAGGTCGACTTCTTATCCAGCTAAACGGTGCTAGGACGGTACCTCGACGACCTCATCTACGACGACGTCTACGACATGGACGAGGTGACCACGTTAGACGGGCCTCTACAGGTGCAACCGGTGTGGACATTGTCACTAACACCGCGACACCCGTGAGTTATTGGAACACTCGGAGAGGCGTCTATTGTGTTCCAGACTACGAGACGACGACTCTGCATCGCCCCCGCGACGAGCTAGGACTTACACGGAACGCTACGAACCTACTAGCAGGCAACGAACTAACCGATGGTCGTTTTGAAAGGACACGAGCGAAGGACAGAAGTGAGAAGAGCCTACGCAGAACAAGCTAAGCTCGGAGCAGGTAAAGTGAGACGTGGTAGTCCCGGGCTAGATTCGAGAGCAGCTTGCAGTTGCGCGGCACCCTGCGCTAGTCTTCAGCTTATGACCCGGAATCGGGAGAGCGTTTGTAGGAACGGAACACTATGAGTAGTGCTTGGTGCTTGCCTTAGTTGCTTTGTTACGCTCTTTTCAGAGCGAGTATGAGCGGATGCCATGCCAACGGAACGAACTCTGCGGGGTTAAGTGCGAGGTTTGAGACGAATCACGATAGGAACTTCATGACGAGCATGTCCTCAGAGGCTTTAAGGAGGGTCGAAACTATCTACGAGGGTTCAAACGCAAGTTTCACCGGCTAGGTGGTGCTTATGCGTAGGAAGAGTTCTGTCACTCGTCGATCTCCCTGAGCTAGGTCGAGGAGCTACACGTCTAGTGCTTTGTCGAAGAGGTACACTCACCGGGTTACGAGCTAGTGGGTCTGCAGTAGTGAGGAAGGACGCTTGAAGCCGCCTAGCTTGAAAGCTTTGAGGTGGTCGAAGCGGGCATACGCCCACGGAAGGCGACGTTCCCATAGTTGTGGGGGTCGCCCTTGACAGCACCAccggcagcagcagcatcatCACTGTCGACCTCCATGCCGTCCGCGTACGCAGCGCCCTCCTATGCGCAAGTGGCCTCACAGGACTCGGCTTCCACCCTGGCCCCATCGTCATCTTACATTGCTGGGTCGGGTGATCGTTATTATTGAGCAACCCGGGCTGGTGGCcgggttttacgaattcgggTCAATAATAATGATCACAGATTCAGAGAATATTTGGGTTACTGTTGGGATAAGGGTAGGCTACACCCTGATAACCCCACAGTGTCTAAGGAGGGCAATTCCGGGACTGCAGGAGC encodes:
- the LOC109716222 gene encoding LOW QUALITY PROTEIN: endonuclease 2-like (The sequence of the model RefSeq protein was modified relative to this genomic sequence to represent the inferred CDS: deleted 1 base in 1 codon; substituted 1 base at 1 genomic stop codon); the encoded protein is MHIGGELAFIVLWQLILFHCITRTHLNDAVRDLLPAYAENDLSSLCSWADHVKFRYPWSSALHYINTPDSLCTYSYDRDCKDDSGEAGRCVSGAIKNYTSQLLTYGKSTTQNQYNLTEALLFLSHFIGDIHQPLHVGFTSDRGGNTIDVHXYSRKTVLHHLTMQVWDDNIIETTEEQFYNSHVAEFVDAINQNITGKWSYQVKEWEDCSDNKTTCPDKYVVCGLKVRLGKWLADFAHLLGGRYLDDLIYDDVYDMDEVTTASMSGCHANGTNSAGLSARFETNHDRNFMTSMSSEALRRVETIYEGSNASFTG